The Variovorax sp. S12S4 genome includes the window AGCAGGAGGCCGAACTGGGCTTCAAGTTCGACTACATCGTGACCTGCTCGGTCACGGGCAGCACGCAGGCCGGCATGGTGGTGGGCTTCGCGGCCGATGGCCGAGCCGACCGAGTGATCGGCATCGACGCCTCGGCCAAGCCGCAGCAGACCTTCGAGCAGATCGTGCGCATTGCCAAGGGCACGGCCGAATTGGTGGAGCTGGGCCGCGACATCACCGAGAAAGACGTGGTGCTCGACCGCCGCTTCGGCGGCCCCGAATACGGCCTGCCCAACGAAGGCACGCTGGAAGCGATTCGCCTCTGCGCGCGCCTCGAAGGCATGCTGACCGACCCTGTGTACGAGGGCAAGTCGATGCACGGAATGATCGAGAAAGTGCGCTTGGGCGAATTCCCGGCCGGCTCGAAGGTGCTGTACGCGCACCTGGGCGGCGTGCCCGCGCTGAACGCCTACAGCTTCCTGTTCAGGAACGGCTGAGCGGACTCAGCTCGCGCGGCAGATCTTCAGCATGTTGGTGCCGCCCGGGGCACCCATCGGCTCGCCGCAGGTGATCGCGTAGACGTCGCCGGTCTGCACGATGCCGCGCTTCTTCAGGTGGGCTTCGGCCTGCTCGAGCGCGGTGTCACGGTCGCTTTCGGAATCCATCAGCAGCGGGCGCACGTTGCGGTAGAGCGCCATGCGGCGCTGCGTGGCAAGGCGCGAGGTCAGCGCGTACATCGGAATGTGCGCGCGGTGGCGGCTCATCCACAGCGGCGTGGAGCCCGACTCGGTGAGCGCCACGATCGCCTTGGCGCCCAGGTGGTGCGCCGTGAACAGTGCGCCCATGGCAATCGACTGGTCGATGCGGCTGTAGGTCTTGCCGCTGAAGTCGGCGTCAAGGGTCTTGTCTTCGGCCGATTCGGCGGCTTCGCAGATGCGGCTCATCTCCTGCACGGTTTCGAGCGGGTAGCGGCCCGAGGCGGTTTCGGCCGAGAGCATCACCGCGTCGGTGCCGTCGAGCACGGCGTTGGCCACGTCGCTCACTTCGGCGCGGGTGGGCACGGGGTTGGTGATCATCGACTCCATCATCTGGGTCGCGGTGATCACCACCTTGTCCATGTCGCGCGCCATGCGGATCATTTTTTTCTGCAGCGCGGGCACGGCGGCGTTGCCGACTTCAACCGCCAGGTCCCCGCGCGCCACCATGATGCCGTCGCTCGCGCGCAGGATTTCTTCCAGCTTGGGAATGGCTTCGGCGCGCTCGATCTTGGCGATGAGCCCGGGCTTGTGCCCGTACGCGGCCGCGGCCACGTTGCACAGCTGGCGCGCCATTTCCATGTCGGTGGCGTTCTTCGGAAAGCTCACCGCCACGTAGTCGGCCTGGAAGCTCATCGCGGTCTTGATGTCTTCCATGTCCTTGGCGGTGAGCGCCGGCGCCGTGAGGCCGCCGCCCTGCTTGTTGATGCCCTTGTTGTTGGAGAGCTCGCCGCCCAGCTTGACGGTGGTGTGCACCGCCTCGCCCCGCACCGCGTCGACCGTGAGCACGATGAGGCCGTCGTTCAGCAGCAGCCGGTCGCCGGGGCGCACGTCGCGCGGCAGGTCCTTGTAGTCGAGGCCGACGGCATCGGCATCGCCCGGCTCGGTGCGCGAGGCGTCCAGCACGAACTTGGCGCCCGGCTCGAGCCAGACCTTGCCCTGCGCGAACTTGCCGACGCGGATCTTGGGGCCTTGCAGGTCGGCCATGATCGCCACTTCGCGGCCGATCTTGCGGGCGGCCTCTCGCACCATGGCGGCGCGGTCGATGTGGTCTTGCGCCGTGCCGTGGCTGAAGTTGAGCCGCACCACGCTGACCTTGTTCAGGATCATCTGTTCCAGCAGCTCGGGCGTATTGGAAGCCGGGCCGAGCGTGGCGACGATCTTGGTGGCGTGGCGGGGAAGGCGATCCGTGATCATTGAGCTTGTCTCCATTTTGTATCCGCTACTGTATACACTTTGTGTGACAACAGGAAGCGGGCACCGCGGCGCGGGCGCGAAAAATCAGCCCGCAGCACGCTTGGCAAGGATTTCGAAGGCCGGGAGGGTCTTGCCCTCGAGCACCTCGAGGAAGGCGCCGCCGCCGGTCGAGATGTAGCCGACCTGCTTCTCGATGCCGTACTTGGCAATGGCCGCGAGCGTGTCGCCGCCGCCTGCGATCGAGAAGGCGCTGCTCTCGGCAATGGCCTGCGCAATGGCCTTGGTGCCGCCCGCGAAGGCGTCGAACTCGAATACGCCCACCGGGCCGTTCCAGACGATGGTGCCGGCTTCGCGCAGCTGCGCCGCAAGGATCTCGGCGGTCTTCGGACCGATGTCCAGGATCAGGTCGTCATCGGCCACGTTGCTCGCGTCTTTTACCGTGGCGGGCGCGTCGGCCGCAAAGGTCTTGGCCGTGACCACATCCACCGGAATCGGCACGTCGGCGCCGCGCGCGCATGGATTCGATCACTTCCTTGGCTTGGTCGACGAGGTCGGGCTCGGCCAGCGACTTGCCGATCTTGAGGCCGGCCGCGAGCATGAAGGTGTTGGCAATGCCGCCACCGACGATCAACTGGTCGACGTTGGCCGACAGGCTCTTGAGGATGGTGAGCTTGGTGCTCACCTTGGAACCCGCCACGATGGCCACCAGCGGCCGCTTGGGCAGAGCCAGCGCCTTCGAGATGGCGTCGAGCTCGGCTGCGAGCAGCGGGCCGGCCGCGGCCACCTTGGCGAACTGCGCGATGCCGTAGGTGGTGGCTTCGGCGCGGTGCGCGGTACCGAAGGCGTCGTTCACGTAGATGTCGGTGAGGGCCGCGAGCTTGCGGGCCAGCGCTTCGTCGTTCTTCTTCTCGCCCTTGTTGACGCGGCAGTTCTCGAGCAGAACGACCTGGCCGGGCTTCACGTCGACACCGTCGACCCAGTTGGCTACCACCGGAACCTCTCGGCCCAGCAGCTCGCCCAGGCGCTTGGCCACGGGGGCGAGCGAGTCTTCGGGCTTGAACTCGCCTTCGGTCGGGCGGCCCAGGTGCGAGGTGACCATGACGGCGGCGCCGGCGTCGAGCGCCAGCTGGATGCAGGGCACCGAGGCGCGAATGCGCGTGTCTTCGGTGATGTTGCCTGAGTCGTCCTGCGGCACATTGAGGTCGGCACGGATGAAGACGCGCTGGCCGGCGGCCTTGCCCTGCGCGCAGAGGTCGGTGAATCGAATGACGTTCATGGTCTGTGTTTCGTGGAAGACAAGTCGCCTTGCATTGTAGGTTTCGCTCAGCGGCAGCTCTACACGCCTCTTGCGGCGTTCCGATGCTTTGCGTCAACCTTTCGGCTGCGCCCTGGCGAAGCGTTCGAGCACTTCGACAAAGCTCGCCGCAGCCGGCGACAGGGCGCGCGCGCGGCGCTGTAGATGCAGACCTCGCGGTGGAAATCGGGCGACTCCAGCCGCACCATCTGCAGGCCGTGGGCACGCACGAGCGATGCGGAATAGGTCGGGCATACGGTAAGCCCCAGCCCCGAGGCCACCATGCCGAGCGCGGTGGTCATGTACGACACCTCCTGGGTGCCCGGGCGCAGCATGTAGTCGCGCTCCGCCGGGCCCAGTTCGGGCAGCACGCGCTGGCGAAAGTCGCGCGTGGGGGCAATGAAGGTGTACGGCCCGAGCTCATGCCAGCGCACCTTGCGGCGCCTGGCAAAGGCGTGGTCCGGCGGACAGATCAGCCAGTGCCTGTCGCGCAGCAGCGTGCGGCGTTCGATCGCGCCGTCAACGGCCACGTCCTGCCCTACAGCGAGTTCGACATCGCCGGCCGCAACGCCGGCGAGCAGGTGTTCGGGCAAGGTATCGGCAAGGCGAACGTCGACATCGGGGTACGCCTCGCGATAAAGAGCAATCACCCGCGGCATCAGTGTGCAGGCCATCAGCTGGGGCGCTGCAAGGCGCAACACTCCTTTCTTCTTGTCACGCAAATCCGTCACGCCGGCCACCGCGCTCGTCAGGTCGCCGAGCAACCGGTGCACGGAAGGCAGGAACTCGCGGCCCGCTTCTGAAAGCTGCACCCGCCGGGTATGACGGTCAAGCAATTTCACGCCGATTTCGCGCTCGAGTTCGCGCACCAGCACGCTGAGCGCCGATTGCGTGAGATGCAGTTGCTGCGCCGCAGCAGTAAAGCTGCCGGTCTCGGCCACCGCAGCGAAGGCGCGCAACTGGCGCAAGGTCAGATTCATATGTCTATTTCATCAATCGATGAATTAATTTCGATTGCATCATAAGACGCGGCGTCGCCCAATAACGGCTCACCGGAGACAAGAAGCCATGCCCACGACCGACCACACGGCGCCCCCACCCGCCCCACCAGTGCGTGGACTGCACCACTTTGCCTGGCGCTGCCGCGACAGCGAGGAGACCCGCCGCTTCTACGAAGACCTGCTGGGCCTGCCGCTCGCGCACGTGATCAAGAGCGACCACGTGCCGAGCACGGGCGAGTACTGCCCCTACGTGCACATCTTTTTCCAGATGCGCGACGGTTCGTACATCGCCTTCTTCGACCTGGGCGACGACATCGCCGCGCTGCCTTCACCCAACACCCCCGCGTGGGTGAACCACATCGCGCTGCGGGTGGACTCGGTGAGCGACCTGCTCGCCGCCAAGGCGCGGCTGGAGAACGCCGGCGTTGAAGTGCTGGGCGTGACCGACCACCACATCATCGAATCGATCTACTTCTTCGACCCCAACGGCATTCGCGTGGAGCTGACCACGCCGACCGTGCCGCAGGCCGAGATGGAAGCGCATGTGCTGCGCGCCCGTGCGGATCTCGACGCGTGGACCGTGCGCAAGGCCGCGCTGCGCGCAGCGAAAGGCATGGCAAATGTCTGAGCGGCAACTCGCCGTCATCGACGTGAAGCCTGGTGCGGCAATGGAAAGCCAGTCGGGCCTGCAAATGCTGCGCCCGCGCATCTACGGAGCTTTTCGCGCGCCGCAGGGTCCGAAGAAGATCGCGGCCATCGTGATGCACCCGACCAGCAACTTCATGGGCCACTACCTCATCGGCCCGCTGGCCGAGCGCGGCATCTGCTGCATGGGCCTGAACTCGCGCTATGTGGGCAACGACACGGTGCTGCTGATGGAGCGCGCCATCCAGGACCTGGGGGCCGGCGTGCAGTACCTGCGCGCGGCCGGCTACGAGAAGGTGTTCCTGGTCGGCAACTCGGGCGGCGCGGCACTCGCCAGCTTCTACCAGGCGCAGGCCGAGAAGCTCACTGCCACGCACCTGCCAGACGGCGACCCGACGCACCTGCACCCGAGCGATCTGCCGCCTGTGGACGGCATCGCGCTGTGCGCGGCGCACCTGGGCCGCACGCGCCTGATGCGCGACTGGATCGATCCGTCCGTGACCGACGAGCACGACCCGCTTTCGGTAGACCCCGAGCTCGACATGTACGACCCGCGCCACCGCGTGCCCTACGAACCCGAATTTCTCGAGCGCTTCAGCGCGGCGCAGAAGGCACGGCTGGACCGCATCGAGCAGTGGTGCGTCGACCGGCTCGCGCTGCTGCGCAGCAGACCGGGCGCGCCGCGCGACCAGACCTTCATCGTCTACCGCACGCACGCCGACCCGCGCTGCGTGGATCTTTCGCTCGATGCCAACGACCGGCTGCCGGGCAGCGTATGGGGCGATGCGCGGCAGGTGAACTACTCGGCCAACGCGATGGGGCGCACCACCTCGCTCAC containing:
- a CDS encoding LysR family transcriptional regulator, with the translated sequence MNLTLRQLRAFAAVAETGSFTAAAQQLHLTQSALSVLVRELEREIGVKLLDRHTRRVQLSEAGREFLPSVHRLLGDLTSAVAGVTDLRDKKKGVLRLAAPQLMACTLMPRVIALYREAYPDVDVRLADTLPEHLLAGVAAGDVELAVGQDVAVDGAIERRTLLRDRHWLICPPDHAFARRRKVRWHELGPYTFIAPTRDFRQRVLPELGPAERDYMLRPGTQEVSYMTTALGMVASGLGLTVCPTYSASLVRAHGLQMVRLESPDFHREVCIYSAARAPCRRLRRALSKCSNASPGRSRKVDAKHRNAARGV
- a CDS encoding VOC family protein, with the protein product MPTTDHTAPPPAPPVRGLHHFAWRCRDSEETRRFYEDLLGLPLAHVIKSDHVPSTGEYCPYVHIFFQMRDGSYIAFFDLGDDIAALPSPNTPAWVNHIALRVDSVSDLLAAKARLENAGVEVLGVTDHHIIESIYFFDPNGIRVELTTPTVPQAEMEAHVLRARADLDAWTVRKAALRAAKGMANV
- the pyk gene encoding pyruvate kinase produces the protein MITDRLPRHATKIVATLGPASNTPELLEQMILNKVSVVRLNFSHGTAQDHIDRAAMVREAARKIGREVAIMADLQGPKIRVGKFAQGKVWLEPGAKFVLDASRTEPGDADAVGLDYKDLPRDVRPGDRLLLNDGLIVLTVDAVRGEAVHTTVKLGGELSNNKGINKQGGGLTAPALTAKDMEDIKTAMSFQADYVAVSFPKNATDMEMARQLCNVAAAAYGHKPGLIAKIERAEAIPKLEEILRASDGIMVARGDLAVEVGNAAVPALQKKMIRMARDMDKVVITATQMMESMITNPVPTRAEVSDVANAVLDGTDAVMLSAETASGRYPLETVQEMSRICEAAESAEDKTLDADFSGKTYSRIDQSIAMGALFTAHHLGAKAIVALTESGSTPLWMSRHRAHIPMYALTSRLATQRRMALYRNVRPLLMDSESDRDTALEQAEAHLKKRGIVQTGDVYAITCGEPMGAPGGTNMLKICRAS